A segment of the Caldisericia bacterium genome:
TGTAAGATACATTTCTCCTGAAGAATCCCTTGAAGAATTAAAGAAGGAGTATCCAGAGTATGCGTCCCTATTCTCAGATTTAAAGGAAAATCCTCTCCCTCCAACATTCTTTGTAAAACCAAGGTCAATATTTTCAATAAAACTCCTCACAGAAAAGGTGAATGAGATTCCAGAGATAAAGGGGTTCTTTTATTCAAAAGAACTCGTGGACAAACTCATATTCTCAATAAAAACCTTCTCCATACTAAGTTTAATAATTGTTTTTATTTTCATAGGAATTTTTGTGTTTTTTATAGGAGTTAACATAAATCTTTCAATTTTTAACAGAAGGGAAGACATTGAAATAATGAAACTTTTGGGAGTTCATCCAAATTTTATAAAGATTCCCTTCATAATAGAGGGAATAGTACTCTCTCTAATATCTGGTGTAATCTCTTCATTCTTACTCTATAAATCCTATATTGAAGTTTCATCTCTTCTCAACATGGTTCTTCCGTTTATAAAGGTAAATTTCTACGATTTAAGAGGGTTTAATCCATACATCTTGGTAAACATCATTGGACTTATAACATCCATTACTGTATCCTTCTTTATACTGAGGAAGTATTTGAAAGAGGTGTATCCATGAATAAAAAGATTCTCCTTCTAATTCTAATCGTCTCTCTTATAATCCCCATTTTCTCAGTACACGGTGAGAAGGGAATCACTGAGGAAAAGAAAATTCTAAATGAACTTAAAAACACAGTCACAAGAATAAAAAGAAAGTTAAGGGAAACTGAAGAGTATAAAAAAACCATTCTTGGAGAAATTGAAGAGATCCAATCCAAGATAAAAGAAACAAGCGTTAAGCTTTCAAACCTTGAAAAGGAGATAAATGATTTATCTGAAGAGGTGGAGTTAAGACAGAGCAAGATTGATTTACTTAGAATGAAACTTCAGAGAAAGGAAGAGGAGATAGGTGATAGAATCTTCCTTCTGTATAAGATGCGCATGGAGGAACCGTGGGAGTTATACTTTACAGCAGATTCAATAACTGAACTTCTAAACAGAGTGAACATGCTAAACATTTTAATAAAATTCACAGAGTCTGAACTTGAAAACCTCAAAAAAAGGAAGGAAGAACTTATAAAAGAGAAGGAGGAACTTGAAGAGAGAAAGAACCTTCTTGAATCAAAGAGAGAGGAGGTTCAGAATCTCAAGGAGAAACTATCAAAAGAAGAGGAAAAGAGAAATGCTCTCCTTAATGAACTGGGAGAGAGGGAAGAAGAGTATAAAAAAGAGATAACTATTCTAAAAAAGAGAATAGAGGAAGAGGAGAAAAAGATTCAGGAGATGATTAGAAGAGCAGAGCTTGAAAAGAAGCTTCCAGAGGTTGGTAATTTAATCTGGCCTGTGAAGGGACCTGTTGTTTCAAAATATGGCTGGAGAATTCATCCAATATATAGAACAAGGATGTTTCATCACGGAATAGATATAGATGCCAAAACTGGAACACCAATTAAAGCAGCAGCAGATGGAATTGTTATATACAGTGGCTGGCTTGGAGGATATGGAATATGTGTAATGTTAAAACATGGTGGAAATGTTGCAACAGTTTATGGACACATGCAGTACACCACAGTAAAGTTAAATCAGTTTGTAAAGCAGGGTGATATAATAGGATATGTGAATAACACAGGTCTGTCCACAGGTCCGCATCTTCACTTTGAGGTTAGAATTGATGGAAAGACTGTGGATCCACTTAAGTGGTTACCTTAAAGGAAAGGAGAAAATAAGATGAGCAAAAAGTCCATTATTATATTAATCATTATATTTCTATTGTTCTCTGTGTTCAGTTACTTTGTGGGATACTACACAGGGAAGGGCGCTTCATCTCCTATACAACCATTCTCATCAACTAAATTCAAACTTCTAACAGAGGTTGCAGAGTACATAGAGGAAAGGTTTGTGGATAAGAAAACAGAGGTTGATCTCTGCAAGGGTCTTGTAAAATCCTTAAATGATCCCTATTCTGAATTTTATACCCCAGAAGAGTTTATCTCCTTTCAAGAGGAAACACGGGGTGAGTATGTGGGAATTGGAGTGCTTATAGGTGTTAGGGAGGGAAAAGTAAAGATACTCATGGTGTTTAAGAATTCACCTGCAAAGGAGGTGGGACTTCCTGAGGGCGCATACATTATGGAAGTTGACGGAAAGAGCATAAAAGGAATGAGTCTTGATGAAGTTGCGAACCTTGTTAAAGGAAAAGAGGGAACATATGTTGATTTAAAGGTTGAGAAAGATGGTAAAATTCTATCCTTTCATATACAGAGGAGGAGGGTAACTGCTGAATCTGTAATGGTGAAAAGACTCGATGAGGATATTGGGTACATGAAGATAATATTCTTTATCCCATCAACTCCGGGAGAGGTTAAAAAGGGTTTCAAAAAACTTGAAGGGATAAAGGGTTTAATTCTTGACTTACGAGGTAATCCAGGAGGATTACTCTCATCGGTGGAGGGAGTGGCTGGCTACTTCGTTCCAGAGGGACCACTTCTCTACATTCAGAGGAAGGATGAGAAGGAGGAGAGGGTATCCAGAGGACCGGGAATAAAAATTCCACTTGTAGTGCTTATAGATGAGAACACTGCCTCTGCAGCTGAGATACTATCTGGTGCCATAAAAGATAGAAATGTTGGCACTCTTATTGGAACAAAAACATATGGAAAGGGTGTTATTCAAACAATATTTAGTCTTTCAGATGGATATGGATTGAAACTCACCACGGAGAGGTATTTAACACCAAATCTCTACTCTCTTGATAAGAAAGGTATTGAACCAGATATAGAGGTAAAATACACTGAT
Coding sequences within it:
- a CDS encoding permease-like cell division protein FtsX, which encodes MKSFLVLIREIKEAFINIKRAGFLTFITILVITISLYSIGMIYFFYLYSNRVREGIENRIEVSFYLEKNVTEERIEEIRREISLLPEVENVRYISPEESLEELKKEYPEYASLFSDLKENPLPPTFFVKPRSIFSIKLLTEKVNEIPEIKGFFYSKELVDKLIFSIKTFSILSLIIVFIFIGIFVFFIGVNINLSIFNRREDIEIMKLLGVHPNFIKIPFIIEGIVLSLISGVISSFLLYKSYIEVSSLLNMVLPFIKVNFYDLRGFNPYILVNIIGLITSITVSFFILRKYLKEVYP
- a CDS encoding peptidoglycan DD-metalloendopeptidase family protein, giving the protein MNKKILLLILIVSLIIPIFSVHGEKGITEEKKILNELKNTVTRIKRKLRETEEYKKTILGEIEEIQSKIKETSVKLSNLEKEINDLSEEVELRQSKIDLLRMKLQRKEEEIGDRIFLLYKMRMEEPWELYFTADSITELLNRVNMLNILIKFTESELENLKKRKEELIKEKEELEERKNLLESKREEVQNLKEKLSKEEEKRNALLNELGEREEEYKKEITILKKRIEEEEKKIQEMIRRAELEKKLPEVGNLIWPVKGPVVSKYGWRIHPIYRTRMFHHGIDIDAKTGTPIKAAADGIVIYSGWLGGYGICVMLKHGGNVATVYGHMQYTTVKLNQFVKQGDIIGYVNNTGLSTGPHLHFEVRIDGKTVDPLKWLP
- a CDS encoding S41 family peptidase, with product MSKKSIIILIIIFLLFSVFSYFVGYYTGKGASSPIQPFSSTKFKLLTEVAEYIEERFVDKKTEVDLCKGLVKSLNDPYSEFYTPEEFISFQEETRGEYVGIGVLIGVREGKVKILMVFKNSPAKEVGLPEGAYIMEVDGKSIKGMSLDEVANLVKGKEGTYVDLKVEKDGKILSFHIQRRRVTAESVMVKRLDEDIGYMKIIFFIPSTPGEVKKGFKKLEGIKGLILDLRGNPGGLLSSVEGVAGYFVPEGPLLYIQRKDEKEERVSRGPGIKIPLVVLIDENTASAAEILSGAIKDRNVGTLIGTKTYGKGVIQTIFSLSDGYGLKLTTERYLTPNLYSLDKKGIEPDIEVKYTDEDLKKGIDPQLNKALEVIKEKIGG